GCTGCCGGGCCCCGGAGGCGACCGCTCCGGCCACCTCCGCCTCGTGCCGCAGCCGGGCGCGCCGCCGTTCTGCCCGCGCCCGTGCCTCGCGCTCGGCGCGCGCTCCCCGGTCCAGCGCATCCGCCCGTCCGGCCAGCGCCTTCACCCGCTCCTCGTGCGTACGCGCCTGGAGCCGCGCCTCCATCTCGGTCTGCCGGGCGTTGGCCCCGTCGGCCGCCAGCCGGTCCCGTACGGAGGTGTCCGGCTCCTCGTCCCCGACGCCCGGCTCCTCCTCGGCCACCACCAGCCGCTCGGCCAGCTCCTCGGCCTCCTCGGTGGCACGCGCCAGCGCCTCCTCGGCCCGGGCGGCGGCCGCGGCGGAACGCTCCGCCTCACCCGCGGCCGCCCGCGCCTGCCCGCCGAGCCGCCCCAGGTCGCCGGCGACCTTCGACTTCTCCCGGTCCGCCGCCCGCCGCCGCTCGGCCAGCTCCTCGACCAGCGCGGCACACTCCGTACGCCGCTCGGCCGCGGTCCGCTGCGCCTCGGCCAGCTCCTCGCAGCGTGCCGCCAGCTCCTCCAGTTCGGCCGCCGCCTCGTCGACCGACGCCTGCACCTCCAGCAGGCTCGGCGCACCGGCGGAGCCGCCCTGCGCGAAGTGCGCCCCGAGCAGGTCCCCCTCACCGGTCACGGCCAGCAGCTCCGGACGGGCGGCCACCAGGTCCTCGGCGTCCTCCAGCGTCCCGACCACCACGACGTCCCGCAGCAGCCGGGCCACCGCCGGCGTCAACTCCGCCGGCCCCCGGACCAGTTCACCGGCCGGCACCGGCGCGGAACGCGGCCCGGGAACACGGGGCCCGTCCCCCGACCCCGCCGCCTCCACCACACCGCCGGCAACCCCCGCACCACTGACACCACCAACACCATCAGCACCTCCGACACCATCAGCACCACTGGCACCACTGGAGCCATCAGCCTCTGCGGCCACAGCAGTCGCCCCGGTCGCGCTCCCGGCGCTCCCCAGCACCATCGCCGCCCGCCCCGCGTCCTGCTTGCGCAGCAGCCGGATGGCGTCGGCGGCGGTGGCCGGGTCGGTGACCGCGACGGCGTCCGCGGCCGCGCCGAGGGCGGCCGCGACCGGAATCTCGAAGCCGGGGGTGACGGTCAGCAGCTCGGCTGCCGGGCCGAGCACGCCGCTGAGCCGCTCGGCCGCGGCCAGCAGGGCGCCCGTACCGTCCTTGCGGCGCAGCCCGAGTGCCAGCGCGTCGTGCCGGGCGGCGGTGGCGGCGCGCTTGCGCTCGGCCGTGGTGAGCGCCTCCCGGGCGGCGGTCAGCGCGGCCTCCGCCTCCGCGAGCCCCTCGCGGGCCGCCCGGTGGGCCGCCGCGCTCTCCTCGTCGTCCGCGTCCAGCCCGTCGACCTCGGCCTTGAGCTGCTCGTACTCCTCCTGCGCGGCGGCCGCCCGCTGCCGGGCGTCGTCCCGGGCCTCGACCAGCCGGCCGATCTCCGCCTGCGCGGAGGCGGCCCGGCCGCGGGCAGCGGTGACCTGCCCGCTCAGCCGGGCCAGGCCCTCGCGCCGGTCGGCGATGGCCCGGGCGGCGTCCCGCAGCCGGCGTTCCTCGGCGGCCAACTGCCGCTCCAGTTCGGCCCGGTGTTCGACGGTGTCCTCCAGCGCCCGGCTGGCCGCCTCCAGGGCTGCGGTCAACTCCGCCTCCTGCTCGCGGATCCGGGCCGCCTCCCGCTCCATGTCGTCGGGGTCACGCCCCTGCCGGTCCTCGGGCGGGGCCGCCGTGGCGCTCTTGACCCGCGCCTCGGCCAGCGAGATCGTGCCGCGCACCCGCTCCGCGAGCTGCGACAGCTCGTACCAGGTCTGCTGCGCGCGCTGCACCCGCGGAGAGAGGGTACGGACCTCCTCCTCCAGCGCCGCCTCCCGCTGCTGGGCGGTGCGCAGCCGGTCCTCGGCGGCCTGCCTGCGCTCCTTGAGCGCCGCCTCGTCCGCGATCTCCGCCCGCAGCGCCTCGCGCAGCGTGACGAGATCGTCGGCGAGCAGCCGCAGCCGGGCGTCGCGCAGATCAGCCTGGATCACCGCGGCGCGCCGGGCCACCGCGGCCTGCCGGCCCAGCGGCTTCAGCTGGCGCCGCAGCTCGTCGGTCAGGTCCTGGACCCGCGCGAGGTTCGCCTTCATCGCCTCCAGCTTCCGCAGCGCCTTCTCCTTGCGCCTGCGGTGCTTGAGGACGCCGGCCGCCTCCTCGATGAAGGCCCGGCGGCCCATGGGGTCGGCGTGCAGTACGGAGTCGAGCTGGCCCTGCCCGACGATGACGTGCATCTCCCGGCCGATACCGGAATCGGACAGCAATTCCTGGATATCGAGCAGCCGGCAGGTGTCACCGTTGATCTGGTATTCGCTGCCGCCGTTCCGGAACATGATCCGGGTAATGGTGACTTCGGCGTACTCGATCGGCAGGGCACCGTCGGAGTTGTCGATGGTGAGCGAGACCTCGGCCCGGCCGAGCGGCGGCCGCCCGGTCGTCCCGGCGAAGATGACGTCCTCCATCTTCCCGCCGCGCAGCGACTTGGCACCCTGCTCACCCATGACCCAGGACAGTGCGTCCACGACGTTGGACTTGCCGGATCCGTTGGGACCCACGACGCAGGTGATGCCCGGTTCGAACCGCAGCGTCGTGGCGGAGGCGAAGGACTTGAAGCCTCGCAGGGTCAGACTCTTGAGATGCACGCCGTTGGACTCTACCGGCCGCCCCTCGGCGAGCGACCCCAACATTCCGGGTACGGCGACCCGCCCCGTACGGCCCCCGGGTATACCGTGCCGTTCATTTTCGGTTTCACCGAGGAAAGCGCAGGGCACATCATGCGGTAAGGGAGGGCCGGCACCGCACGGATGGCCGTTCGGTGGGGAAAGAAAAGCCGGCAGACGCAGAAACCCGGAAACGACGAAGGGACGCCGAAGCGTCCCTTGCAGATCTTGAAAGCGGTGCCTCAAGCGGCTGGCGAGCAGCCCTACCGGCCCCGGGGGTGAGGGTCAGGTGAGCGCGGGCTCCGCCTGGGGTACGTCGATGTCGAGCACCGACTCGTCGCGACGTGCGGCAGCCGACAGCATGTCGTTTTCGGCCTGCATCCGAATGAGTTCGGATTCAAGGTCTTGGACGCGCTGCTGAAGCCGTCGCATCTCGGAGAGGACTCGGGGGTCGGAGCCGCCGACGTAACCGAGAAGCGCCTTTGCCATGATGGATGGTCCTCCACAATGAGTGACCGACCGAAGCGGTGTGGGTCGTGAGGGATTCGCACCCGCGGTGCTTGTCATTCTCTGGTGTACTCAATGCCAAACAGCTAAGGTGCGCGGGGATTCCAGAGTCTCACCAAACGGTTTGACGGTCAACACGATCACACCCCGTATCC
The sequence above is a segment of the Streptomyces lydicus genome. Coding sequences within it:
- a CDS encoding AAA family ATPase gives rise to the protein MHLKSLTLRGFKSFASATTLRFEPGITCVVGPNGSGKSNVVDALSWVMGEQGAKSLRGGKMEDVIFAGTTGRPPLGRAEVSLTIDNSDGALPIEYAEVTITRIMFRNGGSEYQINGDTCRLLDIQELLSDSGIGREMHVIVGQGQLDSVLHADPMGRRAFIEEAAGVLKHRRRKEKALRKLEAMKANLARVQDLTDELRRQLKPLGRQAAVARRAAVIQADLRDARLRLLADDLVTLREALRAEIADEAALKERRQAAEDRLRTAQQREAALEEEVRTLSPRVQRAQQTWYELSQLAERVRGTISLAEARVKSATAAPPEDRQGRDPDDMEREAARIREQEAELTAALEAASRALEDTVEHRAELERQLAAEERRLRDAARAIADRREGLARLSGQVTAARGRAASAQAEIGRLVEARDDARQRAAAAQEEYEQLKAEVDGLDADDEESAAAHRAAREGLAEAEAALTAAREALTTAERKRAATAARHDALALGLRRKDGTGALLAAAERLSGVLGPAAELLTVTPGFEIPVAAALGAAADAVAVTDPATAADAIRLLRKQDAGRAAMVLGSAGSATGATAVAAEADGSSGASGADGVGGADGVGGVSGAGVAGGVVEAAGSGDGPRVPGPRSAPVPAGELVRGPAELTPAVARLLRDVVVVGTLEDAEDLVAARPELLAVTGEGDLLGAHFAQGGSAGAPSLLEVQASVDEAAAELEELAARCEELAEAQRTAAERRTECAALVEELAERRRAADREKSKVAGDLGRLGGQARAAAGEAERSAAAAARAEEALARATEEAEELAERLVVAEEEPGVGDEEPDTSVRDRLAADGANARQTEMEARLQARTHEERVKALAGRADALDRGARAEREARARAERRRARLRHEAEVAGAVASGARQLLAHVEVSVVRAEEERGAAERAKAEREQALGAERTAARELKSELDKLTDSVHRGEVLGAEKRLRIEQLETKALEELGVEPAALVAEYGPDQLVPPSPPAEGEVLPEDPDHPRHQPVPYVRAEQEKRLRAAERAYQQLGKVNPLALEEFAALEERHQFLSEQLEDLKKTRADLMQVVKEVDERVERVFTEAYHDTAREFEGVFSRLFPGGEGRLVLTDPDDMLATGVDVEARPPGKKVKRLSLLSGGERSLTAVALLVSIFKARPSPFYVMDEVEAALDDTNLQRLIRIMEELQESSQLIVITHQKRTMEVADALYGVSMQGDGVSKVISQRLH